A window of the Pogona vitticeps strain Pit_001003342236 chromosome 4, PviZW2.1, whole genome shotgun sequence genome harbors these coding sequences:
- the C4H6orf62 gene encoding uncharacterized protein C6orf62 homolog: protein MGDPNSRKKQALNRLRAQLKKKKESLADQFDFKMYIAFVFKDKRKKSALFEVSEVIPVMTNNYEENILKGVRDSSYSLESSIELLQKDVVQLHAPRYQSMRRDVIGCTQEMDFILWPRNDIEKIVCLLFSRWKGSDDEPFRPVQARFEFHHGDYEKQFLHVLSRKDKTGIVINNPNQSVFLFIDRQHLQTPKNKATIFKLCSICLYLPQEQLTHWAVGTVEEHLRPYMPE, encoded by the exons ATGGGGGACCCAAACTCCCGGAAGAAACAAGCTCTGAACAGACTTCGTGCtcagcttaaaaagaaaaaagaatctctAGCTGACCAGTTTGATTTCAAGATGTATATTGCCTTTGTATTCAAAGACAAG aggaaaaagtcAGCACTCTTTGAAGTGTCTGAAGTGATACCAGTCATGACCAATAATTATGAAGAAAATATCCTGAAAGGTGTGCGGGATTCCAGCTATTCCTTGGAAAGTTCCATAGAGCTTCTACAAAAGGATGTGGTACAGCTGCATGCACCCCGCTATCAGTCTATGCGCAGG GATGTGATTGGCTGTACACAAGAGATGGACTTTATACTTTGGCCTCGGAACGATATTGAGAAGATAGTCTGTCTTCTGTTTTCTAGGTGGAAGGGATCCGATGATGAGCCCTTTAGGCCTGTTCAG GCCAGGTTTGAATTTCATCATGGTGACTATGAAAAACAGTTTCTGCATGTACTGAGCCGAAAGGACAAGACTGGAATTGTTATCAACAACCCTAACCAGTCAGTGTTTCTCTTCATTGACAGACAGCACTTGCAG ACTCCAAAAAACAAAGCTACAATCTTCAAGTTATGCAGCATCTGCCTGTATCTGCCACAGGAGCAGCTCACCCACTGGGCGGTTGGTACCGTAGAGGAGCACCTCCGTCCTTACATGCCAGAATAG